AGCTTCAGCAGCCCGGCCACGATGAAGGCCATGATCAAGGTGCCGATGAACGCGCCGATCGGTCCCGTGATGCGGGCGATGCGGGCCATCGCCTCCGGCGTCATCGCCTTTCGCTGCGCGGGCTCCAGGTTGTTCCACGCCTCGCGCGAGGATGCCACCCACACCTCGCTCGGGATCAGGATCATAACCAGGGTGGTGACCACCGCCGCCACCATGAGCACGTCGAGCCAGGGCGGCGTTGGCCCCAGGCGCGAGAACAGCTCGCCCGGGGAGACGAAAGTGTCCAGGATGCGGCGTCCGAGCGAGCCGGGGCCCGCGGCCTCCACCTCGGAGTGGACGGGTGCGTGGGCTTCGATGGAGGACATGATCGTATGAGGAGGAGTTTGGGGCGATGCGGAGGGAAGCCACAATCTAATGCTTATGTGCGCCGAACGTAATTCCCTCGGCGTCCGGTACGTGGCCGGGCATCCCTAATGTTTCACGCGGAGCCGCGGAGGGTGGGGTCGCTCAGGCTACGAAGATCGGGTATGTGTCCAGCACCTCATCGCCGATCGCGCTTCCGTGCAGCGGCTCCGGGGGCTCCGCTCCGGCGATCTTGTGCGCCGCGCGGTCGAACACCGCCCAGCAGAGGCAGCTCGGGTCCCAGCGTGAACGGAACTGAATCCCATCGACGTTCGGCAACGTCGCGTGCACCTCAGCGGAGAGCGCCTGGCACTCGACGTACGATCCCGCGTGTGCTCGATCCGCTCCGATCCCGAACTCGGGGAGGCGCCTCCCCTCGAACTGGAGCACCCGGAGCGTCTCCCTCAGCCGCACGCGGGCAATCGAGCGGCTCTTCCACTCCCGCCGATCCACC
This portion of the Longimicrobium sp. genome encodes:
- a CDS encoding YIP1 family protein; protein product: MSSIEAHAPVHSEVEAAGPGSLGRRILDTFVSPGELFSRLGPTPPWLDVLMVAAVVTTLVMILIPSEVWVASSREAWNNLEPAQRKAMTPEAMARIARITGPIGAFIGTLIMAFIVAGLLKLVFGVMMGGEATFAQYRSVVSHAALISALGIAVTLPIWMMTGDMNTQLNAALLAPDLPKGVVHSLLQALAVFNIWWLVVLALGVAAVNRGKVSMAAAAGVIFGVFFAIAAVGGLIAGR
- a CDS encoding RES family NAD+ phosphorylase gives rise to the protein MAIPVPREPPLVSVPVSRTLWRVHWSDLGPIWYGPGEKATHRFDDPALHYGVLYLAETPGVAVLETLVRGSSWCTVDRREWKSRSIARVRLRETLRVLQFEGRRLPEFGIGADRAHAGSYVECQALSAEVHATLPNVDGIQFRSRWDPSCLCWAVFDRAAHKIAGAEPPEPLHGSAIGDEVLDTYPIFVA